caaatattatttattcctaaagtttttatataaaatattttataaaaaatatcctTTTTTAGTATTTCAGGTATATCATCATCATTTAGCAAATCCATGTAATCATTCATTGTAATTAATCGAAAGCAGATAGAATCCTTATAAGCTAATCTCCTGTCTTcacatttgtttttattacataatataGTATACTTATTTGTCATATTTAAGTCATAATCATAAATTTCATCTTTCATAAAACATGtatcaattatatatttcacatattttactttatGAAAGCTGAATCCAATATCTTTAATAATCACAACTTGGTTTCTTACTTCTACTGAATCATagttatatgtattatcatttattactTCAATATTATCAATACCCAATGATTGAAGTCcttttttaacaatatatatttcatattcattatttaaaaatataagaatattttcattgcttcctttttttcttttattattttcatataaattttttattaacataatGCTTGTTTGGAGGTAATCTGAACAACTTTCTTTCAGATAGTGAATGTGCTTATCAAATTCttctttttgtttatttttttctgcaTAATTATCTTcacaataataattgttAGGTAATATATGAAAGATGAATATGCTTATtggattttttattttttctaaattgcTTGTTAATTCTTTCCATTCTTCTAATTTGCTACCCATTTCCTCATTATCTATATCGGTATTTCCTTTCGTaatttcttcttcttcataATTGTACATTAGTGAGTGTTTGCTTTCgtttacaaaaaaacaatttaggACATTTTTTCTGTTTCTATCTCTGTTTTgttctttgttttttccaatttgcatttttttttcacgcacattttttatattggaACGATGagtatacattttttcatcactACTTGATAATGTATTCAATCCATTTTCAGACATCTCACTTGATAGAGTATTGCTTCTGCTTCgtgctattttttttttattatttattaaatagtttaactctttattttttacacaatttatttctttcttttctcgttcactttttttttcattttgttttttatattttattttatcacgATTGCCCCAATATTCGTGCTCTTCAGAATAATTATCTGAGCTATTACTATTGTTTCGATctgaattttttacattttctttataacATCGGCTATCTTTTAATTCAGATTTGTTCCCCTTCCTTATAATATCAACtctatcatttttttcaaagcTCTCAAAAGCTAcatcacatttttttttatatgcttCATCCCTTTTGGGTTCGGTTGCATTAATTCCCTTATCTTCTCTCAAATTGTTCGTGCTTTGTATGTCACTAATTTGgtcatctttttttttttcgtactCTTTTTCTGGCCCTATTGACGATTTCTTTCCTGGATTAGTGACATGCACACTATTACACGACTTGAAAAAGTTAAGAACATTTTCAATGAAATAatctgaaaaaataaaaacatgcAAATCGTTCCTTTTTGtaagtatttttttcaataatgaTAACAACAAATCCGTCTTTATCAGCCTTTTATGAGtatttgttaaaataattatgttaaATTCAATTAAAAGTGGATCAAatagtattttttgtaGCAGTGTTGATTCATCAAAAACTGCAATTTTGTTACTTGTATTGCTATTGTCATTTTCTTCCTCTTCATATTCATTTgaaagatgaaaaaaatccTTCGAATCTTCTTCAATTATACTATAACAATAGGTCAATATGTTGTCATTAAATGCtacacatattttatttctatcaTTTGAAATCTCCAATTtcttttcatataaaataagtactaattttataaactcATCAAATTTTAATCTTCCAATAATAAAGAACACATTATGaccatttaataaatttattatagttcttttgaaattttcaaatatagatttcttttcatttttattgtatatcacataatttttcatgttTAAGAGAATTGCATAATATGGTACAAGTGTTATGCATCCAAATGTACATAAACAAATCCAATATTTATGTGTTAAAAAGTATCTAATTTAGTATTATGCCTCAGTTTGGTAGATCCTAGCCTTTTCTTCTTACCCCTTTTCAGTATTTCATAATTCTTTACATGTGTTTTTTAATGCATTTTACTTAAGAAATTAACCTTTCAATATATGTGTGCTACGCTTATGGGTAacttaataatatgaattttatagagttaaataagtttttttcaaattaaagaaaatcCTCAAAATCAGAgaagcaaataaaaatatatttataaaaaaaaaactgaaagcatttatataaaaaataatgagtATACTTATGTAGAATAATCAAGGGTATGCTCCCCCAATATAAATacttatataaacaaatttttgAAGCGAtgaattcattattttaaaacaaaaaatacaatattaaataattattcaaataaatgcctaatatatttctttctatttttaattttcattatttatacataaaaaatattaagaaactaagatgaatataatgcaattaaaaaaagagagaaaatttttaaaagtgtTTCCTTTCCTACTAAGCTTAGCATTCTTTCCTAATTTTTGCcaattataatgaaaaaatatattgcaaTTGCTTTTTCACAAGAGACCCTACAATATTCATTCCTTCCAAattactatttattttcttggTGTTTAAAATTTGGTTATACACATTGTCAAAAACATAATTtgattcatttattatacaattttgtttttccttatcaaacattttaaaaaaataaatcaccTTTTCTATAGGTATTaccataatatttattttatagtttttatataaatatagtttTTGAGCCATTATATCCATACTTTTTTCATAACTGTCTTCAAAAAAGGGGCCATTCATATCAATatagttattttttatgtaaaacGGATTTGTGCTACTTACTTTGTCATCATCATTACTATTGCCCTTCACTGCTAGCGAGCCTCCAACATTATTTCTATTACTATCATCGTTTTCCTCATTGGctgtataattaaaatcCCCACTATTTATTTCCTTAACACATTTATCACCATTTAACTGAAACATATTATCCTTTTCAATGATACTGggaatacatttttttttgttattgtCACTATTTTCCGTAATTCccttttttgtaaataatattgcaAATTTCAACTgtggaaaatatatatgcaaaacaaataaatcattaatctcataatttttaaaaaaaacattaggtatattattaaacttcatttttgttatatttaacATGTCTAATActtcataaaatttaataagttCATAACTATGagcacattttttttgctggagaaaaaatatctgttttatatatttcaatatATCAACTATATGTGCGCcacttattttttccaataCATGAGGAGtattgaatattttattcgctatttcgtttttttcttttatgttcctttccatattttccttataattatttttaattccttTAACAATGTGTGATATATTTCCCTTTTCATTCTCTAATTGAATACTGGTATCTGTATATCTTCCGGCAtttattcgtttttttataacttttaaaaatagaaatgGATAATATAACtccaaaaaaatcaaacaataataaaaaagtatttgattttttacattttttaaaattctATCTATATCCTcaaacaatatattaaataaagtaaTTACTAAAGATTCATCCAATTTTTCATGTTTATATGTGCACAAGCATAGCAATATAtctaaagaaaaaattgagGTGTccactatttttatattattttttatagtatCTATTAATGCTGCCAAAAAAtccaaatgaaaaattcgCGACATCCATATACTTCGAAACGATAGCGATAATTccttttttgaaaaatagcAGTTTCGAATAATTCTATAAAACAAATCGGTGTATATTTCACTGATAAGAATCACATTCTTCTTTGTattaatattgaaaaaaattagatcCAGTATTTGGCTTGTTCTTAATAATTCCAATTTAATtcccatatttttaatataatccAAATTTACACTAAATTCGTTTATAATACCGTTTTGATATATCAATTCAAcgtctttattattatcacaaTATCCTATCCTCGCAATTTCAGAAGAAGCAAACGATTTAGTATGCTctttattctttattttttcattaattttagaacttttatcaattaaaactgtcttattatttttaatcataaatgaataattgctatttttatgtagAACATTAAGAATGTCTTTTGAAACAATAAATCTATCATTTTGATTATAATCCATATAGTTCATGTTAATGGTgctaaaaattaattgatATAGAggattaaaatatattttattgcaGTATTCATAAAGTTTAaacttatttataatattaattaatttaaatacatGATTTAAGCTAATTGGTGTTGTATCATTGGTGTAACTTATGAgattattatgttttagTTTTCTAAAAAGATGCAAAATcataataacaaatatttttcgcTTTTTCTTGGgtattaaatattctatATTCTTAATTAAATCGAGGGTTTCCATATATGTTAATGaatttattacttttttataatgctttaaaaatatttcacaaAACAATTTATTACTAGCATTAAATCGtaatttgtttaataaaaaaaatatttggcAAAAAATTGTCGGcgctattttattaaaatttagcATAACTAATTTTCTTAATAAAAtctttttaataacttTATTATAACTTATCAAATCAgacaaaacaaatatacttttaatACTAGCTTCcaatgtattattttcaaagtATCCTTCTAATCTTTTtcgtaaataaaatattaactgCTTGTTATACCAGTTGTATATAGATCTTTGTAAATCCATGCCCTTTATAACAAAGCTACTTTTAAATAaggacaaaaaaaataacacattttttacttgatacattttaaaaaatgtagaaTTCAGCCATATGCTATAAAAcagtatatttatattgtatatattcatatatctagtcacataaattatttgaagaAATTTAAGAATTAAATCACAATCttctaaaataaaataatgtgcCATGTTTTCAAAAAGTGATATTACATTATTGTGTGTATTCTTATAAACATTTAGTAAAAGATCTTCATAAGAACAttgtttctttattattttattttcattaccATTTAATTCTTTACTATTACTACTATCTTTGTCCTTACAACTATTAATCACATTTGTTACGTTATTTTCGTtgctatttttaataaccgCTTCCTCATCATATTCactattcaaaaaaatcgcatttttcatgttttcatttttatttttttcatacatATAGTAATCATTTGTATggttatttattataatatatttttctactGATACactatttaataatgaaagcaaatatcttatttttttttcgccCCCATTTTTTCCCGCAAAAATTTGTTCACATAATACTCCCACACAATCAAGTAAATGATATGCTTgcttattcatttttggtaaaaataatgtataattactaataattttatttaataaaaataaaaaattaaaatataagcaaataaaatattcattatgCTTATGCATCAATGTATCGTGATTCCTGCCATGTGTGTATCTAGGAACTGTATTCATAAATCCATTACCAATTTTATCACCATGCTCGTTTCGTGGCGTTCCTATATTATCGTTCccttctttattttcaaaatttgttTCACAAACTATTTGtatgaatttatttatattcgtTTTCCTAAAAtacaacatatataattcacATAAATCCGGCAGTTCATGATAACCCTTTTTATCTGCTATTATGCTTAACATTTTCAACgccatattattattattttttgtaatttcaaaaatatctTCATCAGATATATTTGCATGATAAAGTTTTTCTGATTTCCGTTTTTTCTGGTTATAAAGAATTAAACTATTTTCGAATAAATTtaactttatatataaataacaatatttcAATAATAAGTTTAAATCCAAATAATTAACATATtgaaagaaataattaaagaaatatattataaacttattaagacaaaaatataatttaaaagagGATGATGTAATGCTATATGTGCTTAAACTTTTATCcataaatatcaaaaatttttttattatttctaaatTATTCACTATAAGTTCatgatttttataaaaagcGTTGTTATTCAAATTGGGATctaaaaaatcattttctATGTTTGATTCAATATCCAATTTAGTTGAAACTTTATTTTGTctctttaaattttcaatagaaaaatataataaatcataaaaattattaaattttgtaatCAATTcttcttcctttttttcgatttctTTTATCCTTACTACTTTACTATTATcatcataaattttttcattttctaatactttttttatgtcgTCATCTTCCAGATACCATTTTAACATTTCATCACTTagttcatttttttgtaatcgaatattttcataaatgctttttaatatatgttttttttcatttcttgTATAATAATTCGTGATCCCTTTCAGTTTGTGgttcatttgttttttggagttaaaatatttctcaTTTTCGCCACTCACAATTTTTACACAGTCACCCCGATTTACACTATTTTCATTGGAATAATACTTGGGCCATTTACAATGAATACCATTTGCGTAATACACTTTTATAATACCATTATTccttattttcatttctgAATTTAAATAGAATccttaaaatttatatcctAAAAcagataaatatagaaacaTCATTAGTGAATGAAATAACATATACCAAACAGAATTATAAACTCAcaaaatgttatatataataaaatcatGAAACTAcgaatggaaaaaaataaacacacTTTGAAAGCTACATACATCATAGTATGCATGCATATAGTCGTTACTGGTTGTATATAGTTTCCACATTCATCATTCtacaattatatttctGTTTTATGTTTCTTCTTCACAACCTTATTCTAAATAATTCAACCAAAGTtacttaaataaaaataaatgtgtaAATTTTCCCTTTTCATGTTTTAGAGaaccatatataataagttCCCATGTATTATaatgtataaaatttgaCTCCCTATGTTTGATAATTGAAGTATAGCCAGTGTAATTTtaagtaatatataaaagtatTAAACGAATTTGAGGCGCTAAAATACTCATGTACGTTTTTGTCATTTAGTATTTCTAAAACATATAAGCATATGGGGAAATTAacgtaaaaaatatatggctTACTTCTCCAGtaattcaaatattttaaataattcaaaaaatttttatcattaaaatatttattgtcatacaaatattttatatattctatattaCTTAATGATTGAACAAATTCTAATTCAGTTTCAAATCTTAacttattttcaaataacccttctctataatttttatgtaaaatatatacttttttattttcttcagtCTTTGATTTTTCAATCTTATTATCTTCCATTTTCGAAAGCATCATggtaaatttattatcataaatatatttgaatcattgatttgtatatatttttttacaatacaaattaaaaaaacaaaaagaacatatattttttttgaatatagcATCATAAAGTTCTCTTTATTGCGCCTACATGCAATTCCGTgagaatttatatataattatgtacATATCATTtccatgcatatatatatattaacgTATTTCATATAGTCGTTTCTTcgtaaaaaaacatatttggAAATTTTCACATtaattcaattttttaactaaAACAAACTGGATTTCATTGAAATAATGGGAAATTCCACCACATCCTTTTATATCTTATTggatatttaaatataatacacatttttaagTTACGTAAAGAACCAActtattttctttacaCCGAAacacttttattatttaaatataaaaataaactataTATCTATTGAAAATGaccaaatgaaaaaaatataaaatcaataaaattatataaaattcattTCGGCAAGTTCCCCCATAGATGTgctattcatataaattttatatacacacCACCATTTTGAAGCCCCATTCggtttcatttttcttaaCATATCTATTATTTActaattttaaaagaatatataaacggctttttatatatttatttagatAGCATAAAATAAGTTTTGAATATTACAAAAACCTTGTTAAAACCacgaagaaaaagaaaaaatgattaattatataaaaagtagCTTACTCCGAAAACACATTATGTCTtgacgaaaaaaattaaaatttatataaaattaattttattaaagcTTTGTAAAGTATGTaacatattcatatatgtaaaagaaaaaaaaattgtttatcaTAATAAAGGGAATATTCaagaaaaaattcatattatgtacgaaaatgaaattataaatatgtaatatgcatatattatgttcACATTCTatgtaattttaaaatgcaAGATTCACTGAAtcctataaaaatataatataaaaacaatgtacacacatttttatatttattgtttacTATTCATTTGGTtgctttctttttttattgcatTTATCTCTATAATTGCCACTGCAATTCTTAAAatgtatgaaaaataaaagtcgCCGAgcgaaaaataatatatatgcaaacatttatgcataacaaaataaaattcatttttaacatttaaaaaacgaaaaagaaacagacgaaaataattttatagaacttaaaaaattttgtggATGCTTGAATTTCCTCGTTCTTCaaagtaatatatattatgctcTAATTTTTTGTGATGTATCATCTTTAatctttaattatatatttaaagggGGTTCATCAAAAAggtataaatttattatatacatatatgtaattcAATACTTGTATATAGGTGTAATTGTATTTGCAAACATTTCAAAATTGAATTATACCATTTTTTgggcatatatatattgctaTGACTCTGAAAAGGAAAatgtttaattaatataaacgaataaaatgaaaattaattaGTAGGTAGTATAAATACTAATAGGCTGGGTATCTGTTGAATGGATTTTGGTTTCTgccataataattataattaaaattccccatcattttattattcttagTATTTCTTCCTTTATTTCGgttattatttctattatgcatattagtTCTATAATGCGCTGCCGCTATACCAAAAGTATCAACATCGAGCATCCTTAATTTTTCTCTGTCCACCTTTTCATCTTTTCCTTGTTGTTTGTCTAATGTTTCACAactaatattatcaaagaaacttgattttttatcatatccTCCTACCTGCATGCTACTATTTGCAGTTAATGCctctttgtttttttcatctatTATATTCGTTTTgtcaaattttaaattatttgaattaaaaTCAAAATCTGGACTAaatttactttttaataCTGGATTTGGTTGTGATTCCAATTCTCCAATAACATATGGTTGTCTATCATAATTTCTatagtttttatatttaaaattattataatgcctattgttattatgattattattgtgATGCCCATTGTGATTCATATTAccattataataattataattatgcctattataatatcttctattatttaaattcatgtttctttcattttggggaatcatattattttgaacaTTTAATggtttattaatattgtttacattgttgttataatttaaattatcgCCTATAGTATTTTTCGTTGATGGTGCAATATTCATTGATACTATTGCTGGATCATCCGGTATCGTTTTAGGGGCTTCACTTACTGTAACatcttttatatctttccctcgaaatattataaaatcataTACTTCATTTGAGGCAGGAATATCCGGTTGTCTTCTACCTTCTGTGCCATATGATCTAACATTTTGCAATGCAACAGTAGATTCATGTGTGTTTATGGTATACAAAATTCCTTCATATCTAATTTCTGAGTTTGAGATTAAAGAAATTTTACTTCCTATATATGGTAAGGTTGATACAGAAGACATTTTTACCCCTtatcaatttattttaacaaaaaaaatatatatcaaaaacgtaaaataataatatatatataagtttaTATCCTAAATTGCTAATAGCccctatatattatgtaagCTGGAAGTGATAATACATGTATGTTAATGGCTATATGCGTTAAcgaaaattat
This region of Plasmodium chabaudi chabaudi strain AS genome assembly, chromosome: 13 genomic DNA includes:
- a CDS encoding mediator of RNA polymerase II transcription subunit 31, putative translates to MMLSKMEDNKIEKSKTEENKKVYILHKNYREGLFENKLRFETELEFVQSLSNIEYIKYLYDNKYFNDKNFLNYLKYLNYWRSKPYIFYVNFPICLYVLEILNDKNVHEYFSASNSFNTFIYYLKLHWLYFNYQT
- a CDS encoding trailer hitch homolog, putative — encoded protein: MSSVSTLPYIGSKISLISNSEIRYEGILYTINTHESTVALQNVRSYGTEGRRQPDIPASNEVYDFIIFRGKDIKDVTVSEAPKTIPDDPAIVSMNIAPSTKNTIGDNLNYNNNVNNINKPLNVQNNMIPQNERNMNLNNRRYYNRHNYNYYNGNMNHNGHHNNNHNNNRHYNNFKYKNYRNYDRQPYVIGELESQPNPVLKSKFSPDFDFNSNNLKFDKTNIIDEKNKEALTANSSMQVGGYDKKSSFFDNISCETLDKQQGKDEKVDREKLRMLDVDTFGIAAAHYRTNMHNRNNNRNKGRNTKNNKMMGNFNYNYYGRNQNPFNRYPAY